The window GAGATGAAATTTTACCTGAGGGAACATTATTGCAAGTGGAATGCCCGGAAAACCACCACCGGTTCCAACATCTAAGATTGAAGTTTGAGGTTTAAATCTAACTAGCTTGGCAATTGTCAGAGAATGCAATATATGCCTTTCATATAAAAATTGAATATCCTTCCTGGATATCACATTAATTTTCTCATTCCATTCGATATATAATGGCTCAAGCATTTTAAATTGACTAAGTCTCTGAGAATCTAAATCATCAAAATACTTTAAAAGAATCTCCATTGTGTTCTTTCACTGATTAATAAAAAGATATCTTAGTTAAAGGTTACCTTTTATAAATTATTAGAATTAACTGTAACAAATATGCGAATTATTTTGCCGTGTGATGAACATATTGATCGTTAATATTTTTTAAAATTGAGTACCATTATTAGTAACATTTCGTTGTGAATAAAAGGAACATTTATTTAAATTGTTCTATATGTATTGTATTATTTTTGGTTTAACTAACTTAACAGGTGTTTTTAATGATTAAATATATAAAATACCTAACCAGTGTCTTACTGCTCTTACTCAGTTTAACTGTATTTGCCCAAGAAACAAATACTTCCGAATACATTAAGAGGTATAAAGACCTTGCCATCAAAGAGATGGACAAGTATAGTATTCCAGCCAGTATAATTTTAGCGCAAGGCATATTGGAATCAGGAAATGGAAATAGCCGACTTGCAAAAGATGGCAAGAATCACTTCGGGATAAAATGTCATGTTGGGTGGAATGGCAAAACCATACTTTGGGATGACGATACCAGTAACGAATGTTTCCGTAAATATAATTCTGTAGCTGATTCTTATCGTGATCATTCTGAATTTCTAGCTACCCGAAAACATTACAGCCAGCTTTTTGAATTACCAATAACTGATTATAAAGGATGGGCAATCGGTCTTCAAAAAGCGGGTTATGCAACCAACAGTAAATACTCCACATTACTTATTCGAATTATTGAAGAGAATAACTTACATCAATTTGACAACAAAAAATTACTTGCAAGATATTCGAAAAATGAAGCAGTTTCCGGTAATCAGCAAACGAATCCTCCTTCCGAAAGTGATTTCGAACCAATCGACATCAGTACTAACAATCGCCCTTTGTATTCAAATAATGGCATAAAATTCATTTTTGCCGAAGCCGGTGATAGTTTTTCAACCATTGCCAGTGATTTGGGTATTTACACATGGCAGGTTTATAAATACAATGAATTGAAAAAAAACGATACCCTTAAGGAAGGACAGATGCTTTACATACAAAAGAAGAAAAGAAAAGCTACCCAAAAATATCATATCGCTAAAGCTAATGAATCTATTTATTCAATAGCCCAGTTATATGGTGTACAACTTAAAACCATCCTTAACAAAAACAAACTTGAATTAAGTGATCCCATTCAGGTAGGCCAGCAAATCAAATTGAGATAATCGTCTCATCTGCATTAAAAAAGAAATAAATCTTTTTACATTTTACAAAAAACGTTAATTTTAGCTGAATTACCATCATCATAAATATGCAGTTTCATCTGAATAAATGTATTCTAAGGCCCTGGCAAATGAGCGATGCAAACTCACTGGCAAAGTATGCAAATAATAAAAAAATAGCAGACAATTTGCGTGATGAATTCCCGTATCCTTATACTTTGCACGATGCCAAAACCTGGCTTGAATTTGCGTTAGGCAATCAAAATTTACTTTTTGCAATTGAAGTAGATTCAAAAGCGGTTGGAGGTATAGGACTAATTTATAAAACAGATGTTTATCGGAAATCGGCAGAAATAGGATATTGGCTAGGTGATGCCTATTGGTCCAAAGGAATTATGACCGAGTCAATAAATATTCTGGTAAAACACGCATTTGACAATACCGAAGTAATCAGAATTTATGCAGGAGTTTTTGAAAATAACATTGCTTCGGCCAGGGTATTAACAAAATGCGGATTTTACCTCGAATCGGTTCATCATCAAGCAATCATAAAAAATGGAAAAATCATGAACGAACTGATTTATGCAATTCTAAAATAATTCTCTGTCATTATCATTTAATAATCAAGAATATTGGCTAATAAAAAAAATCTAATATCTTTGCACTTTCGTAAAAAAGGCATCCGCACCATCGCCTAACTTTCAGCAAATTGCATTTTATCATTCACCTAAATGCAAAAACCTGTTTATGAAACATTTTTTAATTTCCATTATTATCTTCTTTTTTCTTTGTCACTTAAGTTTACAATCTCAAAACACGAATGAACCTCTACGCCCGGTTTTTACAAAACACGCCCCGCTGATTGATGGATCATTAGACGATCAAGTTTGGACAGTAGCTCCACAGGTAGGTGGCTTCAAAACTTTTGTACCCGACTTTGGTAAAGATATGTCGGAAAAAACCGTGGTGTATATGGCATACGATAAGAACAATCTGTACTTTGCTTATCGATGCTATGATCGTGAACCCGAAAAAATTAAGGCGACAATTACGAACCGTGATAACATCAGTACGGATGACTGGATCTGCATCAATCTAGACACTTATAACGATCATCAATCATTAACGGCTTTTTATGTGAATCCATACGGCATTCAAATGGATAGTCGCTTTTCAAACAATGTGGAGGATGCAAGCAGTGATTTCATTTGGTACAGTGCCGGTAAAATAGATAGTGCCGGCTACACAATCGAAATCCAAATTCCGCTCAAAAGCATTCGTTTTAATAGTGGGAAAACCGTAGAAATGGCTTTGTTTTTTGAACGAAAAATCAACCGCAGATCTGAACAAGGGTCATACCCTGCTTTAAACCCTGATATGGGTCAATCCATTCTTACCCAGTTAAATCCTATTATTTTCGAGAATATTACGAATCAATCGTTTTTAGAAATACTGCCCGCTATAACTTACAATCAACAATACAGTCATCATGAAGGAAAATTAAATAAAGATTTGAGTGATGGAGCAGCGAGCTTAACTTTAAA of the Bacteroidota bacterium genome contains:
- a CDS encoding glucosaminidase domain-containing protein translates to MIKYIKYLTSVLLLLLSLTVFAQETNTSEYIKRYKDLAIKEMDKYSIPASIILAQGILESGNGNSRLAKDGKNHFGIKCHVGWNGKTILWDDDTSNECFRKYNSVADSYRDHSEFLATRKHYSQLFELPITDYKGWAIGLQKAGYATNSKYSTLLIRIIEENNLHQFDNKKLLARYSKNEAVSGNQQTNPPSESDFEPIDISTNNRPLYSNNGIKFIFAEAGDSFSTIASDLGIYTWQVYKYNELKKNDTLKEGQMLYIQKKKRKATQKYHIAKANESIYSIAQLYGVQLKTILNKNKLELSDPIQVGQQIKLR
- a CDS encoding GNAT family N-acetyltransferase; the encoded protein is MQFHLNKCILRPWQMSDANSLAKYANNKKIADNLRDEFPYPYTLHDAKTWLEFALGNQNLLFAIEVDSKAVGGIGLIYKTDVYRKSAEIGYWLGDAYWSKGIMTESINILVKHAFDNTEVIRIYAGVFENNIASARVLTKCGFYLESVHHQAIIKNGKIMNELIYAILK